The following are encoded in a window of Fusarium verticillioides 7600 chromosome 6, whole genome shotgun sequence genomic DNA:
- a CDS encoding replication fork protection complex subunit Csm3/Swi3, translated as MPTLDSDPANGLDNYDVDDFSDDPFASPPPEAANKKRKEPDSGLGIDQEVDVKKRARVPNVKLDEERLLGPKGIPKLRQRAKDLKIKGKGHEFSDASRLLSFYQLWLDDLFPKAKFLDALTMVEKAGHKKRVMIARSDYINESKPKDRTADDEEEDDLFGENDASRPTEQEGTRPAEPARPKTPEQDPGVPDDDDLYDATPRAARRSAGPIVPIRNDVPEDDDFEALIAEAASHDAAQKAKTKPTPAEPDDDDLDALMAEAEVQDTAKKPEAAPVEPDDDDLDALMAEAESHDQTSKEKSQGSKDKETNNFDDEEAAMQEMDGLW; from the exons ATGCCTACACTAGACTCGGATCCCGCCAACGGGCTTGATAACTACGATGTTGACGACTTTTCTGACGACCCCTTTGCATCACCGCCACCAGAAgccgccaacaagaagcgaaaagAGCCAGattctggtcttggtattgatcaagaggttgatgtcaagaagagggcaCGAGTTCCCAATGTAAAACTCGACGAAGAGAG ATTACTCGGACCCAAAGGTATTCCCAAGCTAAGGCAAAGGGCAAAggacctcaagatcaagggcaaAGGCCATGAA TTCTCTGACGCCTCTCGACTTCTATCCTTCTATCAACTATGGCTAGACGACCTCTTCCCCAAAGCCAAATTCCTCGACGCCCTTACCATGGTCGAAAAGGCCGGCCACAAGAAACGAGTCATGATTGCACGAAGCGATTACATAAACGAGAGCAAGCCCAAAGACAGAactgcagatgatgaggaagaggacgactTGTTTGGTGAAAATGATGCATCGAGACCTACAGAGCAGGAGGGTACAAGGCCAGCAGAACCTGCAAGACCAAAAACACCAGAGCAAGACCCAGGCGTACCAGACGACGACGATCTCTACGATGCTACACCACGAGCTGCACGACGAAGCGCAGGACCAATTGTCCCCATCCGCAACGACGTtccagaagacgatgatTTCGAGGCTCTTATTGCCGAGGCAGCAAGTCACGACGCAGCTCAGAAAGCGAAAACAAAACCCACACCAGCAGAgccagatgatgatgacctaGATGCACTCATGGCCGAGGCAGAAGTGCAAGATACAGCGAAGAAACCAGAAGCGGCGCCAGTAGAGccagatgacgatgatctAGATGCGCTGATGGCCGAAGCTGAGAGTCATGATCAGACGAGCAAAGAGAAAAGTCAAGGCTCAAAAGATAAGGAGACAAACAattttgacgatgaagaggctgctATGCAAGAAATGGATGGGTTATGGTAA
- a CDS encoding NADH-ubiquinone oxidoreductase 21 kDa subunit codes for MAETATKQSTPSFVGTSKVVQTEYPLIDNDPHFKRVVGYARTSDYIAGTVAAAFAPTALYALEKFAPSHVGKGGFPKAMRLAGGVGLLGGFLYFYQRSALRFYGATENAREIEMDMREMVDKVKKGEPLYGVSRLSPHLQGVAARQSRYSALFLSTIPWFNFVNHNQHGVDTAKYYQQAERELEAERS; via the exons ATGGCTGAGACAGCGACAAAGCAGTCGACCCCGTCCTTTGTCGGGACCAGCAAGGTCGTTCAGACCGAGTATCCC CTCATTGATAACGATCC TCACTTCAAGCGAGTCGTGGGTTATGCCCGTACATCCGATTACATCGCCGGCACCGTCGCCGCCGCTTTCGCTCCTACTGCTCTCTACGCCCTCGAGAAGTTCGCTCCCTCACATGTAGGAAAGGGAGGTTTCCCCAAGGCCATGCGACtggctggtggtgttggtctcTTGGGTGGTTTCCTCTACTTTTACCAGCGATCAGCCC TCCGATTCTACGGCGCTACCGAGAACGCCCgcgagattgagatggacatgCGCGAGATGGTCgataaggtcaagaagggcgagcCTCTATATGGCGTCAGCCGGCTaagccctcatcttcagggtGTTGCTGCCCGACAGAGCAGATACTCTGCTCTGTTCCTTAGCACAATTCCTTGGTTCAACTTTGTCAACCATAACCAGCATGGTGTCGACACAGCCAAGTACTACCAGCAGGCTGAGCGggaacttgaggctgagcGCTCGtaa
- a CDS encoding hypothetical protein (At least one base has a quality score < 10): MASTEQSMDLPVIDLDVYLNNPLDSEAVQEECRKAANALITYGALVLHDSRVSEEDNSTFLDILEDYFAQPEEVLRKDEKPELSYQIGVTLENTEKPKCAVDEPCLDVIQRLDPSQRPLDISAHSPDPKCRFFWRMSEQPPFETQFPGLNAPNVVPEAPHIRDRWEPVMNQWGTSMKSAVSKLAEMTAVGLDLPAQFFSDAGKYGPHLLAPTASDLVKYGEKNTILAGFHTDLNFLTIHGRSRYPGLHIWARNTGNRIAVKIPPGNYLLVQAGKQIEHITGGLIKAGFHEAIVNEKTIETIEKRKRDFPDRPLVRISSTLFWHLGSDVDLNPIPKLVARAKEVRERQKELGRDEGREVEYPPMKVGHQVQEELKHIALMA, from the exons ATGGCTTCAACAGAACAATCCATGGATCTCCCTGTGATTGACCTCGATGTCTACCTAAACAACCCTCTAGACTCAGAGGCCGTTCAAGAAGAGTGCAGGAAAGCAGCCAACGCCCTCATCACATACGGTGCTCTCGTCCTCCACGACAGCCGAGTCTCAGAGGAGGATAACTCAACTTTCCTCGACATTCTCGAAGATTACTTTGCTCAACCCGAAGAGGTTCTCAGAAAAGATGAGAAACCCGAGCTGAGCTATCAAATCGGTGTCACATTAGAGAATACCGAAAAGCCCAAgtgtgctgttgatgagccaTGCCTCGATGTCATTCAGAGACTCGATCCTTCACAAAGACCGTTGGATATTTCAGCCCACTCACCCGATCCCAAGTGCAGATTCTTCTGGAGAATGAGCGAGCAACCGCCTTTTGAGACTCAGTTCCCTGGGTTGAACGCCCCGAACGTGGTCCCTGAAGCCCCTCATATCAGGGACCGATGGGAGCCAGTCATGAACCAGTGGGGGACGTCCATGAAAAGCGC TGTATCCAAGTTGGCAGAGATGACCGCTGTTGGTCTAGACCTACCAGCTCAGTTCTTCAGTGATGCTGGAAAATACGG acctcatcttcttgcccCAACAGCTTCAGACCTGGTCAAGTACGGCGAAAAGAACACCATCTTGGCCGGCTTTCATACAGATCTTAACTTCCTCACCATCCATGGCCGCTCCCGCTACCCTGGTCTTCACATCTGGGCACGCAACACCGGAAACCGTATTGCCGTCAAGATCCCACCAGGAAACTACCTCCTTGTCCAAGCAGGCAAGCAAATTGAGCACATCACTGGTGGTCTCATCAAAGCTGGCTTCCacgaggccattgtgaatgaGAAGACCATCGAGACCatcgagaagaggaagcgagACTTCCCTGATAGACCTCTGGTCAGAATCTCGAGTACCCTATTCTGGCATCTTGGCAGTGACGTCGATCTCAACCCCATTCCCAAGCTCGTAGCCAGGGCAAAGGAAGTCAGAGAGCGACAGAAAGAGCTTGGAAGAGACGAGGGACGTGAGGTTGAGTATCCTCCCATGAAAGTTGGACACCAAGTACAGGA GGAACTGAAGCACattgctttgatggcttAA
- a CDS encoding MFS transporter, AGZA family, xanthine/uracil permease (At least one base has a quality score < 10), protein MGWMDKTNRKIAASPVGRWFQLEGSGHPRERKGSLFFTEIRAGLATFFAMAYIIAVNSSIVSESGGPCVCPTYKDGACVPDEAYQLCVAEVKRDAVTATAAISALATFFMGLLANLPVGLAPGMGLNAYFTYTVVGPSGSGPVPYELALTAIFIEGFIFFGLALFGMRQWLARAIPRCIKLATSVGIGLFLTLIGLTYSEGIGLIVGAVSTPMELAGCESQYRDPDTGLCPSSQKMRSPTLWIGIFCGGIFTVLLMMYRVKGAIIAGILLVSIISWPRDTPVSYFPYDALGDDRFNFFKKVVDFHEIKKTLNVLQFNISGHSGQFGLALITFLYVDILDCTGTLYGMARFANLVDPVTQDFEGSSIAYMVDALSISIGAVFGVPPVTAFVESGAGISEGGKTGLTAMVAGICFFISIFFAPIFASIPPWATGCVLILVGSMMVGAVTEINWRYMGDAVPAFLTIAIMPFAYSIADGLIAGICTYILINTVVLVIKVVSGGRIVPPNYEERDGWTWRIPGGFLPPWLNRLAHGKKDFWREEFPPAANDTTVNQNAVPEETGSDHGGSVGGKVPETTLPREKET, encoded by the exons ATGGGTTGGATGGACAAGACCAACCGCAAGATTGCGGCCAGTCCTGTTGGACGTTGGTTCCAACTCGAGGGTTCCGGTCAT CCTCGTGAGCGCAAGggctctctcttcttcactgaGATCCGAGCTGGTCTCGCCACCTTTTTCGCTATGGCCTACATTATTGCTGTCAACTCCTCGATTGTTTCTGAATCTGGTGGTCCATGTGTTTGCCCTACTTACAAGGACGGCGCTTGCGTCCCCGACGAAGCTTACCAGCTGTGTGTTGCCGAGGTCAAGCGTGATGCTGTCACTGCTACTGCTGCCATTTCTGCTCTGGCTACTTTCTTCATGGGTTTGCTTGCCAACCTTCCCGTCGGTCTCGCTCCCGGTATGGGTCTCAATGCCTACTTCACCTACACCGTCGTTGGCCCCAGCGGCTCTGGCCCCGTCCCTTATGAGCTTGCCCTTAcagccatcttcattgaaggcttcatcttcttcggtcTTGCTCTCTTCGGTATGCGTCAATGGCTTGCTCGCGCCATCCCCCGCTGCATCAAGCTCGCCACTAGTGTCGGTATCGGTCTGTTCTTGACGCTCATCGGTCTCACTTATAGCGAGGGTATCGGTCTGATCGTTGGTGCCGTTTCCACTCCTATGGAACTCGCGGGTTGTGAGTCGCAATATCGGGACCCTGACACCGGTCTGTGCCCTTCCTcgcagaagatgagaagtcCTACCCTGTGGATCGGTATCTTCTGTGGCGGTATCTTCACCGTATTGCTCATGATGTACCGCGTCAAGGGTGCCATCATTGCTGGTATTCTTCttgtcagcatcatctcctggCCACGAGACACCCCCGTGTCATATTTCCCCTACGATGCCCTTGGTGACGACCGattcaacttcttcaagaaggttgtcgATTTCCATGAGATTAAGAAGACCCTTAACGTCCTCCAGTTCAACATTTCTGGTCACAGTGGTCAGTTCGGTCTTGCGCTCATCACCTTCTTGTATGTCGATATCCTGGATTGTACCGGTACTCTGTATGGTATGGCTCGTTTCGCCAACCTCGTCGACCCCGTTACTCAGGACTTTGAGGGCTCCTCAATTGCCTACATGGTTGACGCCCTCAGCATTTCCATTGGCGCTGTTTTCGGTGTTCCCCCTGTCACTGCTTTTGTCGAGTCTGGCGCCGGTATTTCTGAGGGTGGAAAGACTGGTCTGACCGCCATGGTTGCCGgcatctgcttcttcatttccatcttctttgcgCCCATTTTTGCTTCCATCCCCCCCTGGGCTACCGGCTGCGTTCTGATTCTTGTTGGTTCCATGATGGTTGGCGCGGTTACTGAGATCAACTGGCGTTACATGGGTGATGCCGTTCCTGCTTTCCTCACCATTGCGATCATGCCTTTTGCGTACTCCATTGCTGATGGTCTGATTGCTGGTATCTGCACATATATATTGATCAACACCGTCGTTTTGGTTATCAAGGTTGTTTCCGGTGGTCGTATTGTGCCTCCCAACTAtgaggagagagatggtTGGACTTGGCGCATTCCCGGTGGTTTCTTGCCCCCTTGGTTGAACCGTCTGGCCCACGGAAAGAAGGACTTTTGGCGTGAGGAGTTCCCCCCTGCTGCCAATGACACTACTGTGAACCAAAACGCTGTTCCCGAGGAGACTGGTTCTGATCATGGTGGATCCGTGGGCGGTAAGGTGCCTGAGACTACTCTCCCCCGTGAGAAGGAGACTTGA
- a CDS encoding hypothetical protein (At least one base has a quality score < 10) — MAYYRPSRQQARPYGYDDDYVAPDPGRSYDPYEDRNAPPPRKVRREPATDASSPRRYKSQRSRRPPSPGRPGYPDDPMMDDRRAEGRPRRRYEPERRGRSAGPDRRSRDISPPPFGPPPDSPRRKARSARPDRDSHYPERDFRPSLREPRSGRERERERELPIRGKQDARPDRDPRFERDAPPVHPYDRDAYAREPTSRAYPDAPRDQRRSKHGRSVPPSPRSRSQGRGRKSRYPDSDSESEDDHYGAKLGAAEAEAGAAAAASRRRPRSQTRDRRGRDAARSPNRGRPPTTQKNRGGAPTARRSSMPASTKPRTAWWQNPMVQAGARTAFTAGAQAAMKSGHESGPWLGPKGAKVATAALGAALVDGFMGQKHPNSTRQKLMRQGVDLASAQTTRVPEHHGSGRRR; from the coding sequence ATGGCCTACTACCGCCCATCTAGACAACAAGCGCGCCCATACGGATATGACGATGACTACGTAGCGCCAGATCCCGGGAGGTCGTATGACCCTTACGAAGACCGAAATGCACCTCCTCCCCGCAAAGTCAGAAGAGAGCCGGCGACAGATGCGTCATCTCCCCGCCGCTACAAGTCACAAAGGAGTCGCCGCCCTCCGAGTCCTGGCAGGCCAGGGTACCCTGATGATCCTATGATGGACGATCGGAGAGCCGAAGGCCGTCCCCGCCGTAGATATGAGCCGGAACGCCGCGGGCGGAGTGCTGGGCCTGATCGACGAAGCCGAGACATCAGCCCCCCACCCTTCGGACCTCCGCCAGACTCGCCTCGCCGAAAGGCTCGCTCAGCTCGTCCCGATCGCGATTCTCACTACCCCGAGCGAGATTTTCGCCCATCTTTACGCGAGCCTCGCTCAGGGCGGGAACGGGAACGGGAACGGGAGCTACCCATCCGTGGAAAGCAGGACGCACGCCCTGACAGAGACCCTCGATTCGAGCGCGATGCTCCACCAGTGCATCCTTATGATCGCGACGCTTATGCTCGGGAACCAACTTCACGCGCGTACCCTGATGCTCCTCGAGACCAACGAAGGTCCAAGCATGGAAGATCAGTGCCACCGTCACCTCGCTCTAGATCGCAAGGACGGGGTCGAAAGTCACGATATCCAGACTCCGACTCTGAGTCGGAAGATGATCATTACGGTGCCAAACTTGGAGCTGCCGAAGCTGAAGCgggtgctgctgctgctgccagtCGACGACGGCCACGGTCTCAAACAAGAGACCGCCGTGGGCGAGATGCTGCTCGATCCCCAAATAGAGGTCGGCCTCCTACCACACAGAAGAATCGCGGCGGCGCTCCTACCGCGCGTCGCAGCTCCATGCCCGCTAGCACCAAGCCACGCACTGCATGGTGGCAGAACCCCATGGTCCAGGCTGGTGCCCGTACTGCGTTCACAGCTGGTGCTCAAGCTGCGATGAAGTCTGGTCATGAATCTGGTCCCTGGCTCGGCCCCAAGGGCGCCAAAGTCGCAACTGCTGCTCTTGGCGCGGCCTTGGTGGACGGCTTCATGGGTCAGAAGCATCCCAATAGTACCAGACAGAAGCTTATGAGGCAGGGCGTTGATCTTGCCTCAGCTCAAACCACAAGGGTTCCTGAGCATCATGGCAGTGGTCGGAGACGATAA
- a CDS encoding hypothetical protein (At least one base has a quality score < 10), whose translation MAFHADGRTRRTDHNLSVDIIDNSDYNALEQCFFAIKGQAKLTPKVSPKDGSQHILVNPSRVITAVNCTGSCVPTYGECYDTRGQPVGPCCNGLCMANRCRPWNSTLS comes from the exons ATGGCTTTCCATGCTGATGGCCGTACTCGCAGGACTG ATCATAATCTCAGCGTCGATATCATCGACAACTCAGACTACAACGCTCTTGAACAGtgcttcttcgccatcaaggGCCAAGCGAAGTTGACCCCCAAAGTCAGTCCAAAGGATGGCTCCCAGcacatcctcgtcaacccCTCTCGAGTGATCACCGCCGTCAATTGCACCGGCAGTTGTGTTCCTACGTACG GCGAGTGCTATGATACACGCGGGCAGCCTGTAGGACCCTGCTGCAACGGCTTGTGCATGGCCAATCGTTGTCGACCGTGGAATTCGACTCTGTCCTAG
- a CDS encoding hypothetical protein (At least one base has a quality score < 10) has protein sequence MAFHADGRTRRTDHNLSVDIIDNSDYNALEQCFFAIKGQAKLTPKVSPKDGSQHILVNPSRVITAVNCTGSCVPTYGKYTRSNSRDPAYLTEINCRRVL, from the exons ATGGCTTTCCATGCTGATGGCCGTACTCGCAGGACTG ATCATAATCTCAGCGTCGATATCATCGACAACTCAGACTACAACGCTCTTGAACAGtgcttcttcgccatcaaggGCCAAGCGAAGTTGACCCCCAAAGTCAGTCCAAAGGATGGCTCCCAGcacatcctcgtcaacccCTCTCGAGTGATCACCGCCGTCAATTGCACCGGCAGTTGTGTTCCTACGTACGGCAAGTACACCAGGTCTAACTCCCGTGATCCGGCATATCTGACAGAGATCAATTGTAGGCGAGTGCTATGA